Part of the Caulifigura coniformis genome, CAGCTCATCCAGGTTGCCTGGTCCCAGTTTGGCTTCGACATCCTGCACCTGCTGGACGACGGCCCCGTCAAAGGTTGGCCGCGACACCGCCCGGAACACGCCCATCGGTTCCGGGCTCAGCGGCCAGCGCATCTGTGCCAGCCGGAACGCGTGGCTGGGATCATCGGCCTGTTCATCGTGGAACAAGAGGTCGTCGCTGGCGATCGACGCGACGTCCACGATCTCCGGCAGCCCCTTGCCGTTCAGACGAACGCCCCTCTCCCCCTGCTTGCCGAACACCAGCGGCTTTCCCTGCTCGAGGTAGATGCAGTGTTCATTCTTCGTCGCCTTGTCGGACGCGTATTCGAACGCGCCGGTATTGAACACGTTGCAGTCCTGGTAGACCTCCACGAACGCCGTCCCTTCGTGGTGGGCTGCCCGTTCGAGAACCATCGTGAGGTGCTGGATGTCGACATCCACGCTCCGGGCGGCGAAGGTGGCCCCCGCTCCGATGGCGACCGACAGCGGTGACAGCGGACGGTCGACCGCGCCGAAGGG contains:
- a CDS encoding 2-oxoacid:ferredoxin oxidoreductase subunit beta, yielding MSTITPLPVLTPKDFASDQEIRWCPRCGDYSILAQVKKILPTLGVPREKFVFVSGIGCSSRFPYYLNTYGVHGIHGRAPAIATGLKLSRPDLQVWVITGDGDALSIGGNHLLHAIRRNVNLKILLFNNQIYGLTKGQYSPTSPQGQKTKSTPFGAVDRPLSPLSVAIGAGATFAARSVDVDIQHLTMVLERAAHHEGTAFVEVYQDCNVFNTGAFEYASDKATKNEHCIYLEQGKPLVFGKQGERGVRLNGKGLPEIVDVASIASDDLLFHDEQADDPSHAFRLAQMRWPLSPEPMGVFRAVSRPTFDGAVVQQVQDVEAKLGPGNLDELFAGAETWEVV